In one Acomys russatus chromosome X, mAcoRus1.1, whole genome shotgun sequence genomic region, the following are encoded:
- the LOC127184680 gene encoding lipocalin Cav p 3.0101-like, whose protein sequence is MKVLLLALVLASICSRNRSNGQLNATQISGDWHTIAIAATDIDLITDDGMLKLFFRHFECTEQCLEIILTFYGEVDEECEKFEVKAQRRYSNTFSFIWKGDSVSGEEQQKFTDKYDEMLIPKENIRYLLEKDYYEIQNICSSNFSMAIDSPV, encoded by the exons ATGAAGGTTCTGCTGCTAGCTCTTGTGCTTGCTTCGATTTGTTCTAGAAACAGGTCCAACGGACAACTCAATGCAACCCAG ATATCAGGTGACTGGCATACCATTGCCATAGCTGCAACAGATATTGACCTAATCACCGATGATGGAATGCTGAAACTCTTTTTCCGTCACTTTGAGTGTACTGAACAGTGCCTGGAGATCATACTGACATTCTACGGCGA GGTAGATGAAGAGTGTGAAAAGTTTGAAGTCAAAGCACAGAGAAGGTACTCAaatactttctcttttatct ggaaaggagacagtGTGAGTGGAGAAGAGCAACAGAAATTTACAGATAAGTATGATGAGATGCTTATTCCAAAGGAGAATATCAGATACCTGCTCGAGAAAG ATTATTATGAGATACAGAATATTTGCAGTAGTAACTTCTCGATGGCAATCGATTCACCTGTATGA